The Halorientalis sp. IM1011 genome window below encodes:
- a CDS encoding excinuclease ABC subunit C produces MDPNEVRDRAADLPREPGSYQFLADSGTVLYVGKAVDLRDRVRSYADPRSERIRRMVERAVDVEVAVTDTETQALLLEANLIKRHQPRYNVRLKDDKSYPLVQLTDHAVPRIEITRDPDDDATVYGPFTDKGRVETAVKALRETYGLRGCSDHKYSNRDRPCLDYEVGLCTAPCTGEISQGEYAADVASVRRFFEGETGVLADPLRQEMERAAQGAEFERAANLRDRLRAVEAFHGEGGEAVSAGEGDRERAVDVLGATVEGDEATVARLHAADGQLVERERHTLAAPEGEGGATRMGAVFDAFVPQYYAERELPDAILLPERPEDPELDAWLAAEGVDVRVPGAGREAKLVDLALKNARRGVGARGDEGAALASALGIDTPVERIEGFDVSHAQGSAVVGSNVTFVDGSPEKSDYRRRKLDERNDDYANMRALVRWRAERAVEGRDDRPDPDLLLIDGGDGQLGAARDALAETGWNVPAIALAKDEELVVTPAGTYDWDDDAPHLHLCQRVRDEAHRFAVQYHQSLRDDVSTALDDVPGVGPETRRRLLRRFGSVENVRGADPGQLQQVDGVGEKTAETIASRL; encoded by the coding sequence ATGGACCCGAACGAGGTTCGGGACCGGGCGGCCGACCTGCCCCGCGAGCCGGGGAGCTACCAGTTCCTCGCCGACTCGGGGACCGTCCTGTACGTCGGGAAAGCCGTCGACCTGCGCGACCGGGTGCGCTCCTACGCCGATCCCAGAAGCGAGCGCATCCGTCGGATGGTCGAGCGGGCCGTCGACGTGGAGGTGGCCGTCACCGACACCGAGACACAGGCCCTGCTGCTGGAAGCGAACCTCATCAAGCGCCACCAGCCCCGGTACAACGTCCGGCTGAAAGACGACAAGTCCTACCCGCTGGTGCAGTTGACCGACCACGCCGTGCCCCGGATCGAGATCACCCGCGATCCCGACGACGACGCGACCGTCTACGGCCCCTTCACCGACAAGGGTCGCGTCGAGACGGCCGTGAAGGCCCTGCGGGAGACCTACGGCCTGCGTGGGTGTTCGGATCACAAGTACAGCAACCGCGACCGCCCGTGTCTCGACTACGAGGTCGGACTCTGTACCGCGCCCTGCACCGGCGAGATCAGTCAGGGCGAGTACGCCGCGGACGTGGCGAGCGTCCGCCGGTTCTTCGAGGGCGAGACGGGCGTGCTGGCCGATCCCCTCCGCCAGGAGATGGAGCGAGCGGCACAGGGAGCGGAGTTCGAGCGCGCTGCCAACCTCCGGGACCGACTGCGCGCCGTCGAGGCGTTCCACGGTGAGGGCGGCGAGGCCGTCAGCGCCGGCGAGGGCGACCGCGAGCGGGCGGTCGACGTGCTCGGCGCGACCGTCGAGGGCGACGAGGCGACCGTCGCGCGCCTGCACGCTGCCGACGGGCAACTGGTCGAGCGCGAGCGCCACACGCTGGCCGCCCCCGAGGGCGAGGGCGGAGCGACCCGCATGGGTGCGGTGTTCGACGCCTTCGTCCCCCAGTACTACGCCGAGCGCGAGTTGCCCGACGCCATCCTGCTGCCAGAGCGGCCCGAGGACCCCGAACTCGACGCCTGGCTCGCCGCGGAGGGCGTCGACGTCCGGGTCCCGGGCGCGGGCCGGGAGGCCAAACTCGTCGATCTGGCGCTGAAGAACGCCCGCCGCGGCGTCGGCGCGCGGGGCGACGAGGGGGCAGCGCTCGCGAGCGCGCTCGGCATTGACACACCTGTCGAGCGCATCGAAGGGTTCGACGTGAGCCACGCACAGGGGAGTGCCGTCGTGGGCAGTAACGTGACGTTCGTCGACGGGAGCCCCGAGAAGAGCGACTACCGGCGGCGAAAGCTCGACGAGCGCAACGACGACTACGCGAACATGCGCGCGCTGGTGCGCTGGCGGGCCGAGCGCGCCGTCGAGGGCCGGGACGACCGACCCGACCCCGACCTGCTGTTGATCGACGGCGGCGACGGGCAACTCGGGGCGGCACGGGACGCACTGGCCGAGACTGGCTGGAACGTCCCGGCCATCGCGCTCGCGAAGGACGAGGAACTGGTGGTTACTCCCGCCGGCACGTACGACTGGGACGACGACGCGCCGCATCTCCACCTGTGTCAGCGCGTCCGCGACGAAGCGCACCGCTTCGCCGTCCAGTACCACCAGTCGCTCCGGGACGACGTGTCGACGGCGCTCGACGACGTGCCCGGAGTGGGTCCGGAGACGCGCCGGCGACTCCTCCGGCGGTTCGGCAGCGTCGAGAACGTCCGCGGGGCAGACCCCGGCCAGCTCCAGCAGGTCGACGGCGTCGGCGAGAAGACCGCCGAGACCATCGCGTCGCGCCTGTGA